The sequence CCCCGGTCTGCTTACCAGAGGATCTGATCCCTCCAGCTGCAGCCCCGGAGTCTGGCGAGTGCCCTGAGGCCGTCGGTTTCTGTCCCCGCTAAGTTCCGCCTCCTGCCagcacccggctgtatgtaactgagcatggggagcatgctcagttacttacactgtacaTTACAATTAcaagtgtaaaggcttgaacaagcgatcggacactttttcaagccaaaaacacaaaaaagcacatatttggtatcaccagatctgtacaataaatctaaatcaatattgaacccgctcggtgaacaacgtaaaatatacaatttttcataaaacaccatcacaaaaaattttctaaaaagtgatcaaaaaaagttacatttaatgatatgactgaaaagaacaactcttttcgcaaaaaataagccctcaaccagatctgaccgcagaaaaatacagaagttatgaccctgaaaagttgtcgaaaAACGTGATTTCCTCAAATATtgattttgctcagtaaaattgagcaaagataagaaaacctatataaatgagatatcactgcaatcgtagtgaaccagagaataaagataaaaaaaatatttttacattacggtgagtgggggaaaaaaatgtgctaaaaatcccccaaaaattgaTAAAttttttgtgtcccccttgaaatagttactaaaatctcatgaataagctttaggccCCCCacattaattatctatacattgtatctcatcctgcaaataataagccctcatatgttcgcattaccaaaaaaattaaaatttatagcttgcacaatgtgacaatgcaaatctgctgtaAATgccgctgctttcattctatgcccggccgtgcgcccatacagcaggttaccaccagatATGGAGTATCAGTactctcgggagaaattgggcatgaaatgttgcagagcgtttcatcatttaatgatTATGAAACGGTCATTTTTGGCCTAAGTGAatgtatttttccaaaaattttagtttctaaatcgcaggtccatattgttttaacccatgtgaaacacttaaagggttaatagacttaatagaagttgttttacatacgttacaTGGgtaaagtttctatagtggggtaatttatggggttttattatcatataggcctttcaaaatcacttgaaagctgagttgtccctcaaaatgtgagttttggggattttcatgaaaatgagaaaaatcgcaccaatagttctgcgcctcataacatcctagaaaaatgactggatgcataaaatatcatctcaacataaagccaaattttcacttttttcagactgaaacgcaaaacttttcacttaaattttatagctAACATGAACTACAATGTGTCAGgagaaacattctcaaaatcacccagatatgttaaagtgttccgaagttataaccaattatggtGACgtggggcagatttgaaaaatcgagtctggactgttaggattgggtaacacaaaagacaggggatagtgtgccctgagcttgccccaacctctgtcccttcctatagcccccccacgctaaaccgtggggcgactacgtgaagactcgaaatacactggataagtgtgggaagggaaacacaaacagactgacaaacataaaacacaaaagaatggtaaactagccggagtcacaatgagagggtacgtcaatagcaaaatcagtaggcaaagagtcaatgtcaaaaacgagccgaggtcaacaacgatacagatacagagcaatacaacctaatgcagcaagcgagtgatgaagggatttcaaacattggcacaggtgactagtgaggctgcaatttatgcagccagaaccccacctccagaacctgataggagctggacaactactgagaattaacccctcatggtgcagaataaccaagcacaatagcaggcaccatgcagatgtACCACAtgtcagcagttcagaacacaagatcttagcagccgctgcccgggacgagaggaggagtttgcgcggatacgcgctggaggttggagaacactgctagcaccaccagaagaaccagaagtaccagcattctctccagcgaacctgacgtggacattaagctgaaaactagtgtcggtgataaggggctaACATTCTGGCCCAACTCGCCATCACCAGCAAGACAAAAAGTTGAAGAGCCAATATTGCAAATATTTTTATTCTGCCAGTGATGGTCAATTGTTAGAAATAGCTAATTCCTTTGATACCTGTAAAAGCTTGTTTTTGAGATACCAAGTAGGTTAATCAAATGAAACAGCTGATGAACTTTAGCGAATGTGTTACCACTGTTAAGAACTCCAGCTGCCAAAATCACTTACCTAGAGGTTGACATCCACATTTAGGTTGACTTTCCTACAATTTAAAGGTTTGTCCTTTAGCACACTCCACAAAGATGGATATAAAGTAACCAATCTACTTTTGTATTATCCACTGAAAAACCACACCCGCTCTGCCATTGCACGGTAGCATCAAAATTAGGGGATCTAGACAACTTTCAAATACTATACATTTTTGTTCATGCACTGGATTTCGATAATTCACACTTACATCAGCATGATACATTTGAAAATAAatctcttaatttttttttttttacagttactgacatcaATAATAGCAGACGGTGAACAATTGTGTCTGATATGTGACACAGACACCTAGTCCCTCTTGCTGGACTAGTGTTGCTGGATACAATGCTATGTACTTGTCATTGTTGCCTACATTTAGGCCCAGATTGTTACAATGTAGCACAATTTACCCAAAAGCTCAAGAATCTTCTGCAACTTGTGTTGATTTCTAAATTCTTGAATTCCGTATAGGCAGATGAAtcctatttttaaaattttattgtgtttaattCTTGATCGTAGCATTGTATGTTTGTATTACTTCTAAATTGCTGGACACATTTGCAGTCAATTAAAGTCATTTTGTCAGCTATTTGTACTGTTGCCTGAACCAATTTTATATCAGTTGAGGCATTGACAACACCACCAAACTGGTTTCCACAATTGGGGCAGACAATTTTATAAAACACAACAATCAGCAATTCCATCATTCAATCATTTGCGTTGCAGCTCTTGATATTCCTGCATTGCACTGCCATGTGCAGTAGAATTGCCTGTAGTTGAGTCAAAGATTGTAGGTTTGGCCTCTTTCAGTAATGTTTTATGCCAACAGCTGTTGGGGGTGAAGTGTTTAGAGCACATTCTGTAGGTATCATACTTTTTAACATACAATACTTTTTGAACAAAAAGCATCCAGGTCTCCAAAATCTTGTGTTTTATTTTGCaaccattttttaattattttagcaCTTTTTGGAAAGACATGCAGGGCAATGTTGGAATTATGCTGACATCTCCCAGGGTTGCACCCATTAACCTAACATGAAGTCTACTACTCctacacagtatataaaatgtTAACTCTAGGTAAATGTGATCAGTCATTTCTTACAATCCAGCATTGTTTTTAGTAGaagtttaaatataaaaatgaaatgtgATGTATTTCTAACCTGGATTTATAATCTAGACGGATTAGGGAATACTAAAAATATCTATTATTTGGCTCTGTCCATTAAGGGGTTTCATTAGATGCATTAGTGGTTGCAGAAGTGAGCGATAGCTAAATGTAACTTAACGCACCTACAGAGCATGCAGGCGGGTGAATACAAGAGACAACAACGTACACTGGCAAAATGAATGCACACAGGATCTGGGAGCATGCACGCTGtagcaggaggcgtggccaagCAATGGATTCATATACAGAGATCAGAAAGGTTAAGAAATCCGAGCCCGGAAACGGGAATGTAACACAAGAAACAGGCTTCAGCTGGTGGACGCATTTGATTTTGTTTAAACTATAACAAGAAGTTAAAATAAAAGATTGCAGCATATATTCACTCTACTAGACCCACAgcatattaagaaaaaaaatgatatggCGTCTACACTTTAATTGACTGTCATTTAATACACAGCAAACTTTCTTCAGTTGCATAAAAGACAACAACAAGTTTATCTTTGTTTTGTTCTGCTTTCAGTTTTATAAAACCTGCTCTACATAGATAAGAAAAAATTCTTTCTCTGTGTCATGAGAATATGTCCCTAGATATTCATCTCATCACCTAGGAATAGAGAAAGAGTACAAAAGGGGATGATACTGATATAGTGTCACACATATCCATATTTTGATGTGAAGTTCTTGAGACTcttgtattttaaatgtttttaactgttttgtTGTCTTGTTTTTGTTAGCAATCCGTAGTAGCACCCAACTGGAAAAGACTCGTTGGTGCCCATTCAACAAACCTTAACTTGATTATTTTCTTTCTCAGCGGCCACACAGCCTATTGGCTACAGTCTTCAATATATGGTGTAACACCAATTGGCCATGGCCACTACAACTACTTATCCTGTTCATCACTTCCACTGCGTCCGTCTGAGTCTTCTCTTGTCTGTCTGTTTGCCTTGTAGGGCTTACATGCTGACTTTCATGCTCTTGAAGATTTCTTGCTCCTGAATGTTTTCACACTACTAAAATCAAAAAGAAATAGAGAAGAAGGACACttgaaaatgttaaataaataaaatatattacaaccTTCAATATTATCCTCTTCACTATTGTTTTAGCCAATTTGGATAATAGTCTATTTATAAGTCTATTTACTCCATGTAAgcacaaaaatacttcattaacTCATATTACATCCAagaatattttatgttattatctTGTACCTTTACTTGGACACTCTGAAACTTATTTGAGCCTCCTAAGTTATAAATGATTCAGTCTATCTATAATAAATTTCCCTttttgtttaatattaaagatctGATATTTCAGTGTGTCTATAATGAACCATTCAGTGGTGACAGAATTCATTCTATTGGGTTTTGGAAACCTACACGGCTTCAGTATTGGAGTCTTTATTCTTTTTTTGATAATCTTTCTTTTTACAGTTATAGGAAACCTTCTGATCATCATCCTAGTCTCCACCAATGTCCGGCTCCAGTCTCCCATGTATTACTTCCTCTGTCATCTTTCTATTTCCGATCTTGTTATTTCCACAACCATTGTTCCTAACATGCTCAGTGCAGTTCTTCATGGCGCAAAACAAATATCCTATGTGGGCTGCTTATCCCAATTATACTTCTATGGTGGAACAATTGATACTGAATGTTTTCTTCTATTAGTGATGTCCTATGATCGATActtggccatctgtaaccccctcaGATATTCTAGGATCATGGACTTTAAGTGCCAGGTATTTCTATCACTGGGGCCATGGCTAACAGGTATTACTGTAGGTCTATTTGCAGTCATACCTATGTCAGGCTTTTATTTTTGTCGTGACAATATCATCAACAGTTTCTACTGTGAACTTCTTCCTATTCAGCAGCTTTCATGCTCAGACACTTCCTGGTTAGACTTAGAAGCAGTGGTGCTTTCTGTGCCAATATTTATCATGCCATGTGGTTTTATCACTGTAACCTATGTGTATATCTTCCGTACTATAATGAAGATCCCATCTACAACCGGCAAACACAAAACCTTTTCTACCTGCAGTTCTCATCTTATTGTTGTGATGATATTTTACGGGACACTAATATCCAAATACATGATCCCATCTAAAGGAGCTTCCTTGCTGACAAATAAGATTGTTTCCTTACTACACACTGTATTTACTCCTCTGTTTAACCCTATAATATATAGTCTCAGAAACCAGGACATAAATATGgcatttcaaaaagtttttgacaAATTATTGGAAATTtcatctaatacattttgagtttGCTAGATTGTATCAGTGAAATCAAGGCGGGaataaaagtgtctgagagcaaaactgttttagttgctcattccaaccaatcagagctcagctttctttttcccatCACAGttttaaaagctgagctctgattagttgtcatgagcaactagagAAGTTTTGCTAtccgacacttctgataaatccaccATGATTTTATTTCCAGTATATTTTCACAATAATGTATCAATATAGCAGACTCAAAATATATTAGATGAAAACTATgatgggaaaattaaagctgatcttTGATTAATTGCCATGAGCAACTGGGGCAGTTTTGCTCAAGCAAGCAGTCCAATAAAAAATAATGATGGCACAAATTGGTAATTATTCTCTGTTGAGATCCTTAAAAGTAGCATTTTTACTAAATTCTCTAGTCACATCTGTTAGGTTGTAAGTGTAAGTTGTTGTAAAAAGATTCTTACTGttggctgtatttatgtactattTTATTTCATTAATCCCAATTGAACAAGTGACAGATACTTAGAAGTTTATGTCCAATGTCTGGCAAATTGTTGCTATGTTAAGGCACAGAACTGTGTAGAGCTGATCAAATGTGATATATATGAACCTCACTCCTCTGCGCTCCTTTTATCTGCCGTTGTGTACACATTTTAGAAAGACTGTCTGATAGGAGCAACAAAACAGGTCTAATGATGGTCTATGTGTTGCACTTCCAAGTGTTCCAAATGTTCCAAGTCTTCTTTCGCACTCTGCAGCTCACAGAAGGTACAGAGTGTACATCCATAGCCACCCAATCCCAGGAGAACTAGTTTTGCAATATGAGGAACTAGAACAATGGTTGTAGCAATGGTCCTGTTAAGGAGGCCCAGAAACAGATTTGTGGAACTCCTTCTAGAAGAGCTTAACTGATGGTGGATGATTGGAGATCTGGAGTGGCCGATCTGTTAATTTCCATGGGAATGAATGCAATGGTTGTAGCAATGGTCCTGTTAAGGAGGCCCAGAAACAGATTTGTGGAACTCCTTCTAGAAGAGCTTAACTGATGGTGGATGATTGGAGATCTGGAGTGGCCGATCTGTTAATTTCCATGGGAATGAATGCAGGTTCAGGTTTGCAGGAGAGTTTCCTCACTGCAGTTAGGACAGTCCTCCCAATCACTGGAAGGTGTGTATTGTTCAGCCACATAAAGTCCATTGCCCAAGCTGCGACTGGCATCCAACCCTCTGAATGCTTCAGATATCTTTGGCCTTTTCTGGCTAAAATTGTGTGCAACGAAGTAGCAGGTATTTTCACCCATGAGAAATTGCTGCCGACATTAGGTTTGTAAGAGGCATTTCCACAGCAGGCTTTAGTGTACCACCTGACATAGTTATCTCTGTCATTGGAGCCATGTACCTTGCAGCGTTTCTGCAGACTTTAATTGAATCAACAAAGACCCAACCACATTCCATTTTTCTGGTTTTGCCATGTATACTCCTCCCGAAACTCCAGTATTGACCTTGCATGAAGAAGAGGAGGGAGACAAAACATCCCGAGGAGCGAGGCTGGGAAGATGAAGAAGGAGAGATTTACTTTGAAACTGGAGCCCCAGGAGTATAGGTGAGATGGTGAAGAAATAGGGTTGCAATAGCAGCTGTGATTGCAGATATTGCATAATGGGCCAATGATCTTATAGCACAAACTGCCATCTGTGTGGCATTACTGGCTtgacaggtaagtgtgtgtgggggggatttTACCGTTTGAAACTGCACAGGATTTGGATAAAGATGTGCAAATGACAGGACCAGCAGAAGCAGTATTTATTATGTAAGTGCAAGGTACCGAGTGCATTTAAGAGGTGCTAACAGCTCTAACCCTTACCCTTTCGCTCTGAGGTGAAACTGGGTAAGTAGGTGACACATGAAAAAGCCATCAAAGCCATCAAGCATAAAGGCCCAGCAGATACATAGCCttaaaagaataaagaaaattCCCACACCAATGAGAATTAAACCTGTGCCCAAATTTTTATCAAATACCTAGCTATTCTAATGGTAAATCGATTTTTAAGATGCCTCCAGCAATAGGCCCCCAGTGTCCCTGTATGTTGTGTGTTTGATTGTGTTGCTTAATTTAGTTAAGAAAACTTGTCTTCGTTGCATTAACATCTTAGTGAAAAGACTTTAGATTGTTCTTTCATCCTCACCTTCTTAAAGCTGTATCggtttctttattattttaagcCACTATTTT comes from Engystomops pustulosus chromosome 6, aEngPut4.maternal, whole genome shotgun sequence and encodes:
- the LOC140065973 gene encoding olfactory receptor 11L1-like, whose translation is MNHSVVTEFILLGFGNLHGFSIGVFILFLIIFLFTVIGNLLIIILVSTNVRLQSPMYYFLCHLSISDLVISTTIVPNMLSAVLHGAKQISYVGCLSQLYFYGGTIDTECFLLLVMSYDRYLAICNPLRYSRIMDFKCQVFLSLGPWLTGITVGLFAVIPMSGFYFCRDNIINSFYCELLPIQQLSCSDTSWLDLEAVVLSVPIFIMPCGFITVTYVYIFRTIMKIPSTTGKHKTFSTCSSHLIVVMIFYGTLISKYMIPSKGASLLTNKIVSLLHTVFTPLFNPIIYSLRNQDINMAFQKVFDKLLEISSNTF